ATGCCGGCGGGTACCGGATAACGGGTGACCCGTCGGTCATAGCTTCGGGAACCGTAGAATCGATACCCACGGGGGATGTTGCAGTCCGGCTTATCGATGAGAACACACAGGTCCTTATCTCAAAATGGGGTGAAGTCCATGGATCCGGGCCGGTCCCGACACCTACGACAGCACCGACAACCCTGCCCACGACGCCGCCCACGTCACAACCAACCACAATCCCGACCACCGTACCGACAACGGGGCCGACACCGCAGCCTGCCCCGCCCGTAGTGGATTTCAGCGGGACTCCGGTTGCCGGATCCGTTCCCCTTGAGGTCATGTTTACGGACAGGTCAACCGGCAATCCGGACCGCTGGACCTGGGATTTCGGGGATGCACCTGAAGCCGGGAGCACGTCCGGCGCCCGGAACCCCACCCACCAGTACACGAAGCAGGGAACCTATTCCGTGACCCTTACCGCAGGAAATGCTGCCGGCACCAACACTACAACCCGGAATAACTATATCACGGTAACGGAACCGGAAGCAGTGTCGTACCTTGAACTGGAGACCATGAAGCCATCCCGCCTCCTCCAGGGCGGGGCCCTGCAGGTACGGGTGACCGGACCGTACTCGTCCATTGTCTTTGGTAAGCAAACCTATGATCTGGATGCAGGGGACGAGATACGGCTGGTCATCGGTTCGGATCCGGAGGGGCACATCGATATCACTCCCACCCAGATCCAGACGTTTGATTTCGATGATGTGCGGCTTTATATCAATAACCGGGACATGGGGTCCGACACGGTCTCGAAGATCTGGGTGAACGGGTATGACCAGCTCACATCCACCCTTACGATCGAGGTGCCTTCCACATCTGCCTGGACCCAGTTCACGGTGAACGGCATCACTAAGATCAACGGGGAGAGCAGCGCTTCGATCCGGATTGCCGGGATACAGCCGACAACAAAAACCCTCCTGCTCGAGAATCAGCGGGACCATATCACGTTCCGTGGCGGTGCGAAAGGATACAGCATCTCATGAAAGACCTGCTCGTTCCCCCTGCATCGCGATCAGATTATTAGGATACCGGATCCATCACTCATTATGTCTCTTGCATTCATTCTTACACCTGTAGCAATTGCCCTGGAACTGGTCATCGGCGGTTTGGGCATATACGCGGGGTATACCCTGAAAAAAACCTGCGGATACCCGTTTGCCGTAACATTCCTCATCTTTGCCCTTTTTGATTACTTCGGATCGCGGGGTGTTTCGACCGAGATCCTCTCGGTTCTCAATATTATTGCCGTGCTTGCATCCCTGGTCGGGATGTACCTTCTTGTACGGGAGAATCTGACCAAAACATCATAACCCGGCCGGCCTCAGAAACCCGGCGGTCCGTTTTGGATATCCGGACCCGCTCCCGGGTGTAAGAGGGCATCGGCCCCCACGATGACAATGAGACACCACGGCTCCCGGCCTGCCGGTTTACCGGCCAGCATCACGATCGTTGCCCCGCCCCGGCTCTTCGTGCACTGCATGTTGTTGGAGCGGGGCATATCGAGGCGGACCCGCCCGGTCTTCCGGTGCCGGTATCCCGCATCAGGCCATGCACATTTCCAACGCATTGGAATAACCCCGGCTATCAGGTAATTATTAATACAACCCGGTTGTCTTTAGACACATGGCACAGGAGCACCTGTATCCCGTTTACAGGACAATACGACGACCAGCAGGGTCCGGGTTCATAGCAGATGCTGCAGGCCGGGTTGCCCGGTATTTTTTTCTGTCACATTACGTACCCGTTGCCCAAAAAAGGATGGTTACGTTGTCCTGAAACTGACAGGTGCGTCTGTGCAAGGTGGAATGCACATGACTACCAACAACCGTTTACTGTTCATCCTTGCAGGGATCTGTATGATCGCCTGCATGGCGATCCCGGTCAATGCATGGCAGGATCAGGTTTTCTCACCCTTTGTCGATACCGGGCTGTACCCGGACCAGCCACTTTCAACTATATCCGGTTCTACCGGCGTCCGGTATTACACTCTCGCTTTCATCACGGGCAGCAGTTCGGGAGCGCCCATGTGGGCGGGAACGATCCCGGTTAGCGACCACCACTATCTTGATGAAGTAAAAAAGGTCAGGGCAGCGGGTGGCGATGTGATCATCTCGTTTGGAGGGGCAGACGGATCGGAACTGGCCACGCTGGTTACCGATGCGGATACGCTCCAGGCCCGCTACCAGTCGGTGATTGATGCATACGATGCGACATGGATCGATTTCGATATCGAGGGTGCGGCAGTTACGGATACGGTCTCGGTTAACCGCAGGAACACCGTGATTGCCCGGCTCCAGGCAGCAAATCCCGGTCTCCGTGTCAGCTATACCCTCCCTGCTGAGCCCGATGGACTGACGGCTAACGGCCTGTCGATCCTCCGGAATGCAGCCGGAAATGGCGTACGGGTTAATGTCGTCAATATTATGACTATGGATTTTGGAGCATATTACGCTCCCAACCCCGACGGGAAGATGGGAGATTATGCTGTCGAGGCTGCAGAAAGCGTGGAAAAACAGCTGCAGGTTTTATATCCTGAAAAGAGTTCTTCGCAGGTCTACAGGATGATCGGGATCACCCCCATGATCGGGCGAAACGATGTCCAGGCGGAAGTGTTCACGCTTGCCGATGCAAAAAAAGTCGAAGCATATGCAAAGGAACACGGCATCGGGCTGCTTGCGATGTGGTCACTTGCGAGGGACAATGGATCCGGGGCGGGTGCAGCCTGGGCGTCAGCAACATCCAGCGGCCTTGTGCAGGAAGATTTCGCATTCTCCAGAATTTTCAATGCGATCACCGGTTCTCAGCCGGTGATTACGCCAACCCCAACGGTTACGTCAACCCCGGCCCCAACCGTGACCGTCACTGCGACACCCACGCCCGCCCCGACATCAACACCATCCGGTGATGTGACGGCATGGAGGGCTGACGCGACTTATGTTAACGGTGACCGGGTCACTTACGGGGCAGATACCTATACGGCACAGTGGTGGACGAAAAATGAGATCCCCGGAAAAGCCGCGGTATGGAAACGGGTAACGACCGGCAGTTCAGGCCCGGTCGCATGGGATTCTTCAGCGGTTTATACTGCGGGAGATTTGGTAACCAGCAACGGGTTGGTGTACCAGGCCCAGTGGTGGACAACCGGTGACATCCCCGGAACTGCCAGTGTCTGGAAACGGGTAACCTCCCCTGTCGTCACAACGACAACGGCACCGGCACCAACCGTGACCGTCACTGCGACACCCACGCCAGTCCCGACATCAACACCATCCGGTGATGTGACGGCATGGAGGGCTGACGCGACCTATGTTAACGGGAACCGGGTCACTTACGGGGCAGATACCTATACGGCACAGTGGTGGACGAAAAACGAGATCCCCGGAAAAGCCGCGGTATGGAAACGGGTAACGACCGGCAGTTCAGGCCCGGTCGCATGGGATTCTTCAGCGGTTTATACTGCGGGAGATTTGGTAACCAGCAACGGGTTGGTGTACCAGGCCCAGTGGTGGACAACCGGTGACATCCCCGGAACTGCCAGTGTCTGGAAACGGGTAACCTCCCCTGTCGTCACAACGACAACGGCACCGGCACCAACCGTGACCGTCACTGCGACACCCACGCCAGTCCCGACATCAACACCATCCGGTGATGTGACGGCATGGAGGGCTGACGCGACCTATGTTAACGGGAACCGGGTCACTTACGGGGCAGATACCTATACGGCACAGTGGTGGACGAAAAACGAGATCCCCGGAAAAGCCGCGGTATGGAAACGGGTCACAACCGCTGGTTCAACTCCCGTTGCATGGGACACAACTGCTGTTTACACTGCGGGAGATACGGTGATCAGCAACGGACTGGTGTACCAGGCCCAGTGGTGGACAACCGGCGACATCCCCGGAACCGC
Above is a window of uncultured Methanoregula sp. DNA encoding:
- a CDS encoding PKD domain-containing protein, whose product is MAPENAVSETIAIVFIIFLVVILSAVIFVFSSGFFSHMSQASFVAPRISAETIANKGTISLFNRGGDVMYLDPPPQLHYNILGVYIDTPEGNYRVDPLPGTAEFRPGTTLYIFKDAGGYRITGDPSVIASGTVESIPTGDVAVRLIDENTQVLISKWGEVHGSGPVPTPTTAPTTLPTTPPTSQPTTIPTTVPTTGPTPQPAPPVVDFSGTPVAGSVPLEVMFTDRSTGNPDRWTWDFGDAPEAGSTSGARNPTHQYTKQGTYSVTLTAGNAAGTNTTTRNNYITVTEPEAVSYLELETMKPSRLLQGGALQVRVTGPYSSIVFGKQTYDLDAGDEIRLVIGSDPEGHIDITPTQIQTFDFDDVRLYINNRDMGSDTVSKIWVNGYDQLTSTLTIEVPSTSAWTQFTVNGITKINGESSASIRIAGIQPTTKTLLLENQRDHITFRGGAKGYSIS
- a CDS encoding carbohydrate-binding protein, with protein sequence MTTNNRLLFILAGICMIACMAIPVNAWQDQVFSPFVDTGLYPDQPLSTISGSTGVRYYTLAFITGSSSGAPMWAGTIPVSDHHYLDEVKKVRAAGGDVIISFGGADGSELATLVTDADTLQARYQSVIDAYDATWIDFDIEGAAVTDTVSVNRRNTVIARLQAANPGLRVSYTLPAEPDGLTANGLSILRNAAGNGVRVNVVNIMTMDFGAYYAPNPDGKMGDYAVEAAESVEKQLQVLYPEKSSSQVYRMIGITPMIGRNDVQAEVFTLADAKKVEAYAKEHGIGLLAMWSLARDNGSGAGAAWASATSSGLVQEDFAFSRIFNAITGSQPVITPTPTVTSTPAPTVTVTATPTPAPTSTPSGDVTAWRADATYVNGDRVTYGADTYTAQWWTKNEIPGKAAVWKRVTTGSSGPVAWDSSAVYTAGDLVTSNGLVYQAQWWTTGDIPGTASVWKRVTSPVVTTTTAPAPTVTVTATPTPVPTSTPSGDVTAWRADATYVNGNRVTYGADTYTAQWWTKNEIPGKAAVWKRVTTGSSGPVAWDSSAVYTAGDLVTSNGLVYQAQWWTTGDIPGTASVWKRVTSPVVTTTTAPAPTVTVTATPTPVPTSTPSGDVTAWRADATYVNGNRVTYGADTYTAQWWTKNEIPGKAAVWKRVTTAGSTPVAWDTTAVYTAGDTVISNGLVYQAQWWTTGDIPGTASVWKRVTST